The genomic segment ggaggagaccacctgcgcggcaccgcagataagcgtggcgctgacagcggggctgagatccccagcacaggaaggggtggagccagccccgcaggggaggggaaaggcagcagcgaaaacccggcaccgcagcccttctctggacagggctgcagggctgctctcaacaagtcctccccttatgctgcgaacaccaaccaggagacatgggtctcccccagcctacccagagcctccttctccgttcctccaaccagcgtcaccatggctcgggccaccctcgccctttctgggatttgaccctctggagtactatcacaaaccagtttcaccattgtctcagtcatccagatgatctcgctcccccagacatagggggtatgcacctcaagagtggtccaggtctccatcccaggaaccgtgcccgtgctgccacggtcgtccttatgacgctgggcatagacaccacgggcaggtccccctcgactgtccagtacccccgtgggcactcacggacggggacggaaacacagtttgtctcagggggagttgattttggaaccccgagatttttccctcgcaagcctccagtgagagggtgtaccaccaacagcaggaccctgagagttcaagggaggtctaccctagtggttcctccttgtcctcccctgacgaggctacggcccccagggatgttgccccccgcggacgacctcaaacagtttcaggagctgtttaaaagggtggctttcacgcaaggcatccaaacagcagaggtgcaggagaagcaccacaagctcctcaaaaacctgatgCCTCTGGTCttgtccaaaatcgctatcccgctcgacgaagcaatcatggaatctgctaccaccatatggcagaccccggcttccgctccacctataaacaagagagcggataagaaatacttcatcccagcgaagggcatggagttcctgtttagtcacccacaaccagattcactggtggtagaatcgtctcagcagagatcgaaaacttcccagtacaaagcggggggaacagacagatgccaagaagctagagctgttcggcagaaaggtatactcctcctccaccctgctgctcagaatggcaaattatgcagcacatctagtgaaccacaatttcgacaattactccaggcttacttctctcatggattcacttccagaagataagaagctggtgctgaaggccatcgtgtaagagggctatgcagcttcgaggacaggagtccagattgccctggacgtagcggacacggcggcacgctcaacggctacggcagtggtcatgcacagggaatcctggctccagacatcgggtatcccgagggatctgcaggcaaaaattgtctaTCTCCctttcgacatgcagaagttgtttgcagagtcaactgattcggtccttcattccagtaaagactcaagagctacactcagaaccctgggtatttatacccctccatacagaaagaaaaagtattaccctcaacaaaggcgatacccgtaccaaccttaGCTTGCTCAGTACCaacagggctacgaccaagggcggcatcaacagcaacaacagcatagaactcctaggcgatgttcccaacagggccgtgcatcctcggggcaggcccaaaggcaacaagtttgacggacaggtcgagggctgcactattactaccatcgcgcgatgtcatccacaattaatgttccatcatcgcctccgaccgttccactcatggcaaaagatcaccacagacaaatgggtactggagatcatagccacgggttacgtgatcccctttcagtcgcttcCACCGcaaagacctccgcccaggcctcatctcagggatgcctcccacaaggcgaaactcaagcacgaggtggaccaccttatgcttataagggtggtggaaagagtgccggagcgactccaggggaaagggttttattcacgatacttcctcacagagaagaaaacaggaggctgaaggcccatcttagatcttcgaggcctcaaccggtacttgcgcaaacaacgctttcggatgatcacagtcgcctctatactcacggcactgaacaatggagattggtttgcagccctcgacttacaagatgcgtattttcatataacaatccacctggctcacagacgttttctctggtttatggtcggcaaagaacatttcccaatacaaggttctgccgttcgacCTCTCCTCggccccagagtctttaccaagaccctggcagtagtgtcagcctacctgcacagacggggtatttatattcccatatctggatgactgcatactgaaaggggcctcgaaggcagaggactacgcatgatacgtgtaacagcaaacacgttttcttcgctgggcctggtcatcaaccttgcgaagtcaaagatcgaccccacacaggacatagagttcataggggcacgcatcaattctatcacagcaagggtttatctacccgacgctcgctttcgcgccgTCGGTTCCCTAGTACAAGTCactacatacagccccacggtgccggttttaatgtgcttgcagctgctaggccacatggcagcagcaacgttcgtggtacagaacgccagattgcatatgcgcaacctgcaacattggctggcgagcgtctacaagctggcatcccacaccgtccgcagggtggtgtcgcccatgcacaggtgcgcagatccctgcaatggtgggtaaaccccaagaacatactaacaggggtaccctttcaccaaccacaaatctctatttttctcaccaccgacgcctcccacatagggtggggagcacacgttggcgaaaaggtgacgcaaggactgtggtcccctatggaacagtcactgcatataaatatactggagctcagagcagtgttcaacgcctgcaaacactttcaagaccacatacacgGCAAGGTAGTTGGGATCAacacagacaatacctccaccatgttttatataaatcgacaaggcggaggtcgatcccgtgccttatgtgcggaagcagtccggctgtggaactggtgcatcgccaacaatataaggttgaaagcctcgtacttaccaggcactcacaacgtgaaggcagaccagctgagcaggcgctttgcactcacacacgagtggcagatccgctctgatctgctacgatcgatctttcatgcatggggatttccccagatagacctgtttgccacaacaagaagtgcccccaatactgctccagggcaggactggggcgggtgtctttgggggacgcgttcgcgatttcgtggaaaggccccctgctttacgcgtttccccccacagtgctcatccacaaggtcctgcagaaagccaggagggagagagcctgcatgatcctagtggtcccaacatgggatcgacagcaatggttccccttgcttctgcgcatgtcggatcgtccaccgcttccccttccggtagcgccggacctgctcacgcaggcccagggggttcatagtgcatccacacccccgaggcctgcgcctacaagcatggttaatccatggctcagctccctagaaggTACATGTACAAGatgtcctggaaagtagccgaaggatctccaccaggaagacctacaagcagaaatggactcgattcactgcatggtgttccaccaagcagttagctccccttgaggtgcctatacctgtaatactagaatacttactggacctcaagagaggcgggctctccctctcctcgttgaaggtccatctcgccactatatcggcttttcagcatgaagaggaagggcccacggtgtttgcccatcctattgttaaaggggctggtaaacctgtacccccctcggaaactgcttccaccatcgtggagcttggacctggtgctcagcgcgctaacgagaccaccgtttgaacccttagccacagtttccctgcgtctccttacgataaagacaaccttcctccttgcaatcatgtcagctcgcagggtgagtgagctcgcagcagttatggcaacgccaccctgcacagtattctcaaaggaggcggtaaccttacggctgcacccagccttcattccaaaagtttcttcagagttccatcttaacgaatctatagttttaccctcgttttacccgaagcctcttagctccagcaaggaggcacgcctgcacctcctggacgtgaggagggcgttggccttctacatagccagaactaagtccttccggaaaacggacagactcttagtctctcttgctcccagatcaaaaggagagggtctctcttcacagagaatctcgaagcacattgtgtcctgcataaagatgtgctacaaacttcgaaagactcctttactggccccgcctagggctcattccacctgggcagtggtggcatcaacagcctttttcaagggcatcgcgctaaaagacatctgcagagcggcgacctggtcatcctatgacaccttcgccaagcattatgccctacaccagGTATtacaagaggatacccgcctctcgacagcagtccttttgggggcaagctgcacataacccgattacccacctcctttcttgggttactgctgggtagtcacctatcgtggagcacccacggggacactcgaggaagaaagagaagttactcaccatagtaacgatggttcttcaagatgtgtccccgtgggtgctccaccacccgcccatcctccccgctttggatctctgtttggtgtttttcaggagcatccaaggcggttcgtcaaggaactggaggggactggatcgcgcacgtggccgggagcgtgcaagggagcggcgcacgccggcgcatgcacagtctggcagaaactgctggaaagatccgatctgcggtgctggggcgagcccgacacctatcgtggagcacccatggggggacacatctcgaagaaccatcgttactacggtgagtaacttctctttcttgcaCTCATTCATGAGACCAGGCAtaacccacagcagccccaaactgcccccaggcttaaatcccttgCAGTCCTAAACTgttccccactcccccagtcTTAACCATGGCAGCTCCAACCCCAGAATTATCTTACACAAGAGCTCCATGTGCTGGTGCCCCCCCCATCCACCGCACCTTTGTCAGCCCACCAGCTCCTACTCATTGTGGCTATGCAgcttcctccccccagccctcctactctgTTTCCCACCTGCCATGCTGAAGTAATAGGCtgcaatttaattggtttaatggacaTCTCTCTCTTGCTGGCTGTTAAATCAGTTAAATTGAGGTTTACATTTTTAGTGtagcagggcacagagctggaggaGGCACGAGTGACAGCAGCTGCAAATGGCACATTAAAGaggcacatgtggctcagagccacccagttGGTTTAAGTGGTGCCACTGCCAGCACTGCAGGATGGCTGTAAAGGTTTGGTGGGCTGGATTTTGAcccatgggccacatgttggacaTCTCTCTGCCTTAAGGCATGGCTTATTTAATCTTAAATCTCTTGCCTTGGTCAGGTGTCCCACCGGTTCAGAGAATTGATGAGGCTCTTTCATACATCCTGTGATGGGAGCTCTGAGGATGAGGAAGATGCAACAAGCACCAGCAATACTGACCAGATGTCAGATAAGGATCTCCTCCTCTCTGAAGAAGAACAGGCTGACTAAGCTATTTTATTCTGATGGACAGAGAAACTACTACATCACAAATGTAGGTACTGGCCAGTTTCCTTCTAGATGGGTGGGCTGGTGGAGATAGGAATATTTGCACAGGACTAACTTCAAATGGCACCTTATTTTTTGATACTTTCGCTACATCCATGATACAATTTCATTCCTGCGCaatggtccaataaagtttgtgaCCGACAAAGCATTAGTAGGGGACTGTTGTCTTGACAGTGCTTAAGTTCTGCAAATGTGACCTTCATGAATAAAAGAAAAGCTTATGAAGTCTCCACTGGGGCAGCATCCTGGCTTCTGCACCCCTGTGTAATGAAGATTTAAATTGAACACCTTCCTAGTGTTTTATTGCAGATAAGAAAATTGTAAATTACTGTATCATAAGATAGTTCCTGGTTTTGTGTGAAGTAAATGCTTTCCTGTGCTTCAATTTTGtacatttcattttcattcaaaAGCTCGATGCAGAAGTAATTTATGGTGGTAGTTCCGTCTATCATTTTAAAGCACAGCAAACCCCCCTCCCTTGTGCTAGAGCAGGAAGTTGAATTAAGCTGAAAGTGCATGCTTGCATTACAACTGGCCAAAGCCACGCTCTTTGTGTAAAAGATGAAGCACAACTCAAATAGTTTGTAGAGCCATTTTATTCTTCAAGCCCATGCCCTAATTCAACACTGATTTTGTACGTTTCTTTTCTTACTAAAGTGACAGGCAGTAGAGTTAGTCTGAGTCTTCATCCTCAGATTCATCCAACCCAGAGCTTGTTTTATAGCATTGAGAGAGGGTTCTGAGATCATGGAGGGCCTCTTGAAAATCATAAAGTTCAACACCTGCAGAAAAAAAGCCAGCCCAGCGCCGTACATCTATTTGATGCAGCTCCTTGTATAAATTGTAGAGAGCACTGTACAAAATGGGTGATGACTGCAGTACAGTTAGTACAGGAATGCTTtcagttgctgtgggggagagggggaagaaaaatctCACCTGAGTCATCTATCACATTCAAAGTATGTCACTATATTCACTTCACATTCTACTTTGAAAACAAGTGCTCAGCCCAGGGATGATGGCAGGGCTTGCTCCCACAACTGAAAATGACTAGTTTCAGGAGATCCCTGCTtatttaatacagtaaactctttcatattcagcattctgtcatctagaactctcaaccagcattttaaccataagtaaatttgtttgttttcccataagtacagtagagtgaaagtaaatacaaataaacacagtataagtttactcTGTACAAttctactgttggtaaataaagttctcTGTATCTATgtgtttaatatctaatctcgtttttctttagtgttatgcattgctctattatccagaatatttgacacactcacagtcctgaggctgctggatatgaaagaatttactgtacctcctccagtagtttttttttccttttaaacaagTTAACTCCTTTACATCTTAGTTCAATGCAACTGCCTGGTACTGAACAGCTTGTCACAAAAAGGCATGTGAGTGTATCCTACCTGTTGAACAGCTGGGAAGCTTGTCCAGGAGGAAACCTTGCTTgttcagaagagcagagaaaaaCTGGGGGTATGGGGGTAACACTTTACAGGGGTCCTGAAGCAAATATGAGGCACTGCCAAGGAAACACAGTGAGCAAAAGTTACCCACCACTGCCCAGTCAGTGACTAATCCACCAAGCAGTCCCAGCATATCACTAACCTGACTGTTTCTGGGCACTGTGTATGTAAGTAGCTTCCCAGAACCTCCTCTCCAGTATCACAGGCATGTAGGGCAGTCTTGGGTTGTGATGCTGGAAGCAGattactaaaaagaaaaacaagtaaaTAGACAATAAATAAGCATGCCCAAACTTAGATATGGGTAATTGTGGCTGAGCCTCAGGGCTAGGAATGGTTCCATCTTGCCCTAAAACAAGCATAATGTATTAAAACAATGCAAGAAGTCCTGTaattcttaggctacatctacagtactgtggaagatcaacccactcagtgtcaatcttccagggtttgatttcacatgtgtgAAACGATGCCGTCGGGGTCAAAATCAACTTCTGTGCTCCTCACAAGGGGCAAGGAGTAAGAACAGCTGAAGGGAGAAAAACACTCTCCTTGACCTTCCGTCACGGTAGACAGATatggaagtcaactgcagataagtatattttagctatgcaatggGCATAGGTAAAATTGAATATCTAcagttttctagtgtagacagtaGCCTTAGTACTGAGGTCTTGCCTTATTCACTCACACCTGGCTGGCAGTAACCGGAGAGGAGAAGCAGACATCCCCCACATCCTAAACCCTACCTGCTTCAGCTATCTTGGACCAGCAAGGATTTAAAGTCTGGACACTCAATCTCTCTCTCAAGAAACCCCTAATGTCAGAGCACCATGGCTAGGGGCCAGCTCTAAAAGATGTATATGTGCTCCACTAGTTTCCTACCTTGTATAATTTTCTTTGGCAATTCCTCTTAACACAACAGATTGAGTAAAACAACAGCTTTCCTTTTGATCCCCACATGAGGACAATGATGTCCATGGCACTGCAAGATGGTAGCGGCACAAAGCATCGGGGAGGGACTGACCGTATGCCATAGGAAAAGGCATAGCAGCCCCTGCAGTCACAACCTGATAGCCAAAGAGAAAACAGGTCAATATATAAGTCTGTAATAGCATGTTCCATAAATGTCCACAATGCCCCATACAGGCAAGAGAAAAGATTCTGCCAACAAGAGGTAAGTGCACATAATGCTTAAGAGATGTGCGCAAAACAAGAGCCACAATAACATTCACCATATCACTTCTGCTTTACACCAATGGACACAGCAAGGGTGGAGAGGCTTCATGATAATGATTTTCTCAGAACTCTTACCTTTCTCCCAGAGATGTTAAATGCATCAGCAAGCTGCACCATGGAACACTGGGAGCAATAGAGTCTGTATGGAATACTGAGGGTATCCAGTGCTGTTGCCAAGATTGCACTGCTGTGGTACTTTAGAGAGGCCTACAGAAGACGAATTGAACCAGtgtaaagttacagaaggaaaagtTCATTTAAGATTAAATTACAGACTCTTCCATTCCTTAACTGGAGGCATTTCTATTAGGAATAACCCAGGCAGAGCAAAATAGCTCAGATGATACAAACTACTCCTGTCCTATTTTAAAGCCTGAATGATTTGTTGACATTCATGCTGCAGAAAGATGGTGAAAAAATAATTTGCTCTTGCTAATTACCTTTAGTAATTTTTCCAATGACAGAATACAGGGATGACCTGCAGAACAGCTGTGCTATGGCCATTCCTAGGTAGGGAATAGTTATAGAAAGTTGTGGGTTTCAGGTGACTGAGAGCAGGTCCCTGATCTACACACTTTTGAGCTTTAAGCAAATTAATTTTGCACTCTGATTTAATCAAAAATGTATGAGCCAGTGTTATTTTGAGATTACAATTCTGAACCAGTTTAGAAATGTTACATAATCACCTTCAAAGTACTAGCTCATTGGTTTCAGCAGTGGCTtgttaaacccaggcttgtgagcccaaaccttgagggggccatttagggatccagggcaaatagatttattttaaaaaagggatggtgcttgctcctgtcaaaagggcaggggacaggacttgatgacctatggaggtcccttccagctctatgagatgtgttgtGAGGCCTTTCCCAGGAGAATAGGTTCCCAAAAGCTCCAGTCTGTGCATGCAATCAGTGACTGTATATACTCACATCATAATGTACATATGGAAAGGTTACAGGGGGTTCTGGTCTGAGTCCCAGGCTTCCACTGAGTGACAGTGGGCAAAAGAGTGAGCTGTGACT from the Carettochelys insculpta isolate YL-2023 chromosome 30, ASM3395843v1, whole genome shotgun sequence genome contains:
- the MSTO1 gene encoding protein misato homolog 1 isoform X2, whose product is MTHEEALPAKNLFLQDLSKLKRCMATDGDIGPTALSPSKDGSQLPPQLPVYQQDCHLEGHMRVWSDYLQVCLHPRSSFVIHHYNSDGESSQLEAFGQGESLLHDPSYLEELEDRLHFFVEECDYLQGFQILCDLDNGFSGVGAKVTELLHDEYSGRGILTWGLMPVIQNTGVSRKDFYRLMNTVLGIVHLSSHSSLFCPLSLSGSLGLRPEPPVTFPYVHYDASLKYHSSAILATALDTLSIPYRLYCSQCSMVQLADAFNISGRKVVTAGAAMPFPMAYGQSLPDALCRYHLAVPWTSLSSCGDQKESCCFTQSVVLRGIAKENYTSNLLPASQPKTALHACDTGEEVLGSYLHTQCPETVSASYLLQDPCKVLPPYPQFFSALLNKQGFLLDKLPSCSTATESIPVLTVLQSSPILYSALYNLYKELHQIDVRRWAGFFSAGVELYDFQEALHDLRTLSQCYKTSSGLDESEDEDSD